DNA from Balaenoptera musculus isolate JJ_BM4_2016_0621 chromosome 4, mBalMus1.pri.v3, whole genome shotgun sequence:
NNNNNNNNNNNNNNNNNNNNNNNNNNNNNNNNNNNNNNNNNNNNNNNNNNNNNNNNNNNNNNNNNNNNNNNNNNNNNNNNNNNNNNNNNNNNNNNNNNNNNNNNNNNNNNNNNNNNNNNNNNNNNNNNNNNNNNNNNNNNNNNNNNNNNNNNNNNNNNNNNNNNNNNNNNNNNNNNNNNNNNNNNNNNNNNNNNNNNNNNNNNNNNNNNNNNNNNNNNNNNNNNNNNNNNNNNNNNNNNNNNNNNNNNNNNNNNNNNNNNNNNNNNNNNNNNNNNNNNNNNNNNNNNNNNNNNNNNNNNNNNNNNNNNNNNNNNNNNNNNNNNNNNNNNNNNNNNNNNNNNNNNNNNNNNNNNNNNNNNNNNNNNNNNNNNNNNNNNNNNNNNNNNNNNNNNNNNNNNNNNNNNNNNNNNNNNNNNNNNNNNNNNNNNNNNNNNNNNNNNNNNNNNNNNNNNNNNNNNNNNNNNNNNNNNNNNNNNNNNNNNNNNNNNNNNNNNNNNNNNNNNNNNNNNNNNNNNNNNNNNNNNNNNNNNNNNNNNNNNNNNNNNNNNNNNNNNNNNNNNNNNNNNNNNNNNNNNNNNNNNNNNNNNNNNNNNNNNNNNNNNNNNNNNNNNNNNNNNNNNNNNNNNNNNNNNNNNNNNNNNNNNNNNNNNNNNNNNNNNNNNNNNNNNNNNNNNNNNNNNNNNNNNNNNNNNNNNNNNNNNNNNNNNNNNNNNNNNNNNNNNNNNNNNNNNNNNNNNNNNNNNNNNNNNNNNNNNNNNNNNNNNNNNNNNNNNNNNNNNNNNNNNNNNNNNNNNNNNNNNNNNNNNNNNNNNNNNNNNNNNNNNNNNNNNNNNNNNNNNNNNNNNNNNNNNNNNNNNNNNNNNNNNNNNNNNNNNNNNNNNNNNNNNNNNNNNNNNNNNNNNNNNNNNNNNNNNNNNNNNNNNNNNNNNNNNNNNNNNNNNNNNNNNNNNNNNNNNNNNNNNNNNNNNNNNNNNNNNNNNNNNNNNNNNNNNNNNNNNNNNNNNNNNNNNNNNNNNNNNNNNNNNNNNNNNNNNNNNNNNNNNNNNNNNNNNNNNNNNNNNNNNNNNNNNNNNNNNNNNNNNNNNNNNNNNNNNNNNNNNNNNNNNNNNNNNNNNNNNNNNNNNNNNNNNNNNNNNNNNNNNNNNNNNNNNNNNNNNNNNNNNNNNNNNNNNNNNNNNNNNNNNNNNNNNNNNNNNNNNNNNNNNNNNNNNNNNNNNNNNNNNNNNNNNNNNNNNNNNNNNNNNNNNNNNNNNNNNNNNNNNNNNNNNNNNNNNNNNNNNNNNNNNNNNNNNNNNNNNNNNNNNNNNNNNNNNNNNNNNNNNNNNNNNNNNNNNNNNNNNNNNNNNNNNNNNNNNNNNNNNNNNNNNNNNNNNNNNNNNNNNNNNNNNNNNNNNNNNNNNNNNNNNNNNNNNNNNNNNNNNNNNNNNNNNNNNNNNNNNNNNNNNNNNNNNNNNNNNNNNNNNNNNNNNNNNNNNNNNNNNNNNNNNNNNNNNNNNNNNNNNNNNNNNNNNNNNNNNNNNNNNNNNNNNNNNNNNNNNNNNNNNNNNNNNNNNNNNNNNNNNNNNNNNNNNNNNNNNNNNNNNNNNNNNNNNNNNNNNNNNNNNNNNNNNNNNNNNNNNNNNNNNNNNNNNNNNNNNNNNNNNNNNNNNNNNNNNNNNNNNNNNNNNNNNNNNNNNNNNNNNNNNNNNNNNNNNNNNNNNNNNNNNNNNNNNNNNNNNNNNNNNNNNNNNNNNNNNNNNNNNNNNNNNNNNNNNNNNNNNNNNNNNNNNNNNNNNNNNNNNNNNNNNNNNNNNNNNNNNNNNNNNNNNNNNNNNNNNNNNNNNNNNNNNNNNNNNNNNNNNNNNNNNNNNNNNNNNNNNNNNNNNNNNNNNNNNNNNNNNNNNNNNNNNNNNNNNNNNNNNNNNNNNNNNNNNNNNNNNNNNNNNNNNNNNNNNNNNNNNNNNNNNNNNNNNNNNNNNNNNNNNNNNNNNNNNNNNNNNNNNNNNNNNNNNNNNNNNNNNNNNNNNNNNNNNNNNNNNNNNNNNNNNNNNNNNNNNNNNNNNNNNNNNNNNNNNNNNNNNNNNNNNNNNNNNNNNNNNNNNNNNNNNNNNNNNNNNNNNNNNNNNNNNNNNNNNNNNNNNNNNNNNNNNNNNNNNNNNNNNNNNNNNNNNNNNNNNNNNNNNNNNNNNNNNNNNNNNNNNNNNNNNNNNNNNNNNNNNNNNNNNNNNNNNNNNNNNNNNNNNNNNNNNNNNNNNNNNNNNNNNNNNNNNNNNNNNNNNNNNNNNNNNNNNNNNNNNNNNNNNNNNNNNNNNNNNNNNNNNNNNNNNNNNNNNNNNNNNNNNNNNNNNNNNNNNNNNNNNNNNNNNNNNNNNNNNNNNNNNNNNNNNNNNNNNNNNNNNNNNNNNNNNNNNNNNNNNNNNNNNNNNNNNNNNNNNNNNNNNNNNNNNNNNNNNNNNNNNNNNNNNNNNNNNNNNNNNNNNNNNNNNNNNNNNNNNNNNNNNNNNNNNNNNNNNNNNNNNNNNNNNNNNNNNNNNNNNNNNNNNNNNNNNNNNNNNNNNNNNNNNNNNNNNNNNNNNNNNNNNNNNNNNNNNNNNNNNNNNNNNNNNNNNNNNNNNNNNNNNNNNNNNNNNNNNNNNNNNNNNNNNNNNNNNNNNNNNNNNNNNNNNNNNNNNNNNNNNNNNNNNNNNNNNNNNNNNNNNNNNNNNNNNNNNNNNNNNNNNNNNNNNNNNNNNNNNNNNNNNNNNNNNNNNNNNNNNNNNNNNNNNNNNNNNNNNNNNNNNNNNNNNNNNNNNNNNNNNNNNNNNNNNNNNNNNNNNNNNNNNNNNNNNNNNNNNNNNNNNNNNNNNNNNNNNNNNNNNNNNNNNNNNNNNNNNNNNNNNNNNNNNNNNNNNNNNNNNNNNNNNNNNNNNNNNNNNNNNNNNNNNNNNNNNNNNNNNNNNNNNNNNNNNNNNNNNNNNNNNNNNNNNNNNNNNNNNNNNNNNNNNNNNNNNNNNNNNNNNNNNNNNNNNNNNNNNNNNNNNNNNNNNNNNNNNNNNNNNNNNNNNNNNNNNNNNNNNNNNNNNNNNNNNNNNNNNNNNNNNNNNNNNNNNNNNNNNNNNNNNNNNNNNNNNNNNNNNNNNNNNNNNNNNNNNNNNNNNNNNNNNNNNNNNNNNNNNNNNNNNNNNNNNNNNNNNNNNNNNNNNNNNNNNNNNNNNNNNNNNNNNNNNNNNNNNNNNNNNNNNNNNNNNNNNNNNNNNNNNNNNNNNNNNNNNNNNNNNNNNNNNNNNNNNNNNNNNNNNNNNNNNNNNNNNNNNNNNNNNNNNNNNNNNNNNNNNNNNNNNNNNNNNNNNNNNNNNNNNNNNNNNNNNNNNNNNNNNNNNNNNNNNNNNNNNNNNNNNNNNNNNNNNNNNNNNNNNNNNNNNNNNNNNNNNNNNNNNNNNNNNNNNNNNNNNNNNNNNNNNNNNNNNNNNNNNNNNNNNNNNNNNNNNNNNNNNNNNNNNNNNNNNNNNNNNNNNNNNNNNNNNNNNNNNNNNNNNNNNNNNNNNNNNNNNNNNNNNNNNNNNNNNNNNNNNNNNNNNNNNNNNNNNNNNNNNNNNNNNNNNNNNNNNNNNNNNNNNNNNNNNNNNNNNNNNNNNNNNNNNNNNNNNNNNNNNNNNNNNNNNNNNNNNNNNNNNNNNNNNNNNNNNNNNNNNNNNNNNNNNNNNNNNNNNNNNNNNNNNNNNNNNNNNNNNNNNNNNNNNNNNNNNNNNNNNNNNNNNNNNNNNNNNNNNNNNNNNNNNNNNNNNNNNNNNNNNNNNNNNNNNNNNNNNNNNNNNNNNNNNNNNNNNNNNNNNNNNNNNNNNNNNNNNNNNNNNNNNNNNNNNNNNNNNNNNNNNNNNNNNNNNNNNNNNNNNNNNNNNNNNNNNNNNNNNNNNNNNNNNNNNNNNNNNNNNNNNNNNNNNNNNNNNNNNNNNNNNNNNNNNNNNNNNNNNNNNNNNNNNNNNNNNNNNNNNNNNNNNNNNNNNNNNNNNNNNNNNNNNNNNNNNNNNNNNNNNNNNNNNNNNNNNNNNNNNNNNNNNNNNNNNNNNNNNNNNNNNNNNNNNNNNNNNNNNNNNNNNNNNNNNNNNNNNNNNNNNNNNNNNNNNNNNNNNNNNNNNNNNNNNNNNNNNNNNNNNNNNNNNNNNNNNNNNNNNNNNNNNNNNNNNNNNNNNNNNNNNNNNNNNNNNNNNNNNNNNNNNNNNNNNNNNNNNNNNNNNNNNNNNNNNNNNNNNNNNNNNNNNNNNNNNNNNNNNNNNNNNNNNNNNNNNNNNNNNNNNNNNNNNNNNNNNNNNNNNNNNNNNNNNNNNNNNNNNNNNNNNNNNNNNNNNNNNNNNNNNNNNNNNNNNNNNNNNNNNNNNNNNNNNNNNNNNNNNNNNNNNNNNNNNNNNNNNNNNNNNNNNNNNNNNNNNNNNNNNNNNNNNNNNNNNNNNNNNNNNNNNNNNNNNNNNNNNNNNNNNNNNNNNNNNNNNNNNNNNNNNNNNNNNNNNNNNNNNNNNNNNNNNNNNNNNNNNNNNNNNNNNNNNNNNNNNNNNNNNNNNNNNNNNNNNNNNNNNNNNNNNNNNNNNNNNNNNNNNNNNNNNNNNNNNNNNNNNNNNNNNNNNNNNNNNNNNNNNNNNNNNNNNNNNNNNNNNNNNNNNNNNNNNNNNNNNNNNNNNNNNNNNNNNNNNNNNNNNNNNNNNNNNNNNNNNNNNNNNNNNNNNNNNNNNNNNNNNNNNNNNNNNNNNNNNNNNNNNNNNNNNNNNNNNNNNNNNNNNNNNNNNNNNNNNNNNNNNNNNNNNNNNNNNNNNNNNNNNNNNNNNNNNNNNNNNNNNNNNNNNNNNNNNNNNNNNNNNNNNNNNNNNNNNNNNNNNNNNNNNNNNNNNNNNNNNNNNNNNNNNNNNNNNNNNNNNNNNNNNNNNNNNNNNNNNNNNNNNNNNNNNNNNNNNNNNNNNNNNNNNNNNNNNNNNNNNNNNNNNNNNNNNNNNNNNNNNNNNNNNNNNNNNNNNNNNNNNNNNNNNNNNNNNNNNNNNNNNNNNNNNNNNNNNNNNNNNNNNNNNNNNNNNNNNNNNNNNNNNNNNNNNNNNNNNNNNNNNNNNNNNNNNNNNNNNNNNNNNNNNNNNNNNNNNNNNNNNNNNNNNNNNNNNNNNNNNNNNNNNNNNNNNNNNNNNNNNNNNNNNNNNNNNNNNNNNNNNNNNNNNNNNNNNNNNNNNNNNNNNNNNNNNNNNNNNNNNNNNNNNNNNNNNNNNNNNNNNNNNNNNNNNNNNNNNNNNNNNNNNNNNNNNNNNNNNNNNNNNNNNNNNNNNNNNNNNNNNNNNNNNNNNNNNNNNNNNNNNNNNNNNNNNNNNNNNNNNNNNNNNNNNNNNNNNNNNNNNNNNNNNNNNNNNNNNNNNNNNNNNNNNNNNNNNNNNNNNNNNNNNNNNNNNNNNNNNNNNNNNNNNNNNNNNNNNNNNNNNNNNNNNNNNNNNNNNNNNNNNNNNNNNNNNNNNNNNNNNNNNNNNNNNNNNNNNNNNNNNNNNNNNNNNNNNNNNNNNNNNNNNNNNNNNNNNNNNNNNNNNNNNNNNNNNNNNNNNNNNNNNNNNNNNNNNNNNNNNNNNNNNNNNNNNNNNNNNNNNNNNNNNNNNNNNNNNNNNNNNNNNNNNNNNNNNNNNNNNNNNNNNNNNNNNNNNNNNNNNNNNNNNNNNNNNNNNNNNNNNNNNNNNNNNNNNNNNNNNNNNNNNNNNNNNNNNNNNNNNNNNNNNNNNNNNNNNNNNNNNNNNNNNNNNNNNNNNNNNNNNNNNNNNNNNNNNNNNNNNNNNNNNNNNNNNNNNNNNNNNNNNNNNNNNNNNNNNNNNNNNNNNNNNNNNNNNNNNNNNNNNNNNNNNNNNNNNNNNNNNNNNNNNNNNNNNNNNNNNNNNNNNNNNNNNggtcccatttgtttattttcatttttatttctattgccttgggagactgacctaagaaaacactggcattatttatgtcagagaatattttgtctatgtgcttttctaggagttttacggtgtcactgtcttatgtttaagtccttaagccaatttgagtttatttttgtgtatggtgagagggtgtgttctaacttaattgatttacatgcggctgtttagttttcccaacacttgctgaagagactgtctttttcccattgtatgtGGAAAGATTAATTGtggaagattaattgaccataggtgtgtgggtttatttctgggctgtctgttctgttccattgatctacatgtctgtttttgtgccagtatcatgctgctttgattactgtagctttgtagtattgtctgaagtctgggatggttatgcctcctgctttgttctgtttcctcaggatttctttggcaattctgggtcttttatggttccatatgaattttaggattatttgttctagttctgtgaaaaaggtcatggtaatttgatagagattgcattaaatccgtagattgctttgtgtagaatgggcattttaacagtattaattcttctaatccaagagcatgggatatctttccatttctttgaatcatcttcaacttcctttgttaatgttttatagttctcagagtataagtctttcacctccttggtgaggtttattcctaagtattttatttttggggttgcgattttaaaaggtattttttttacattcctttctgatatttcattgttggtgtaaagaAACGCAACGGATTTCTGTACGTTAagcttgtatcctgctaccttgctgaattttaTCAGTTCTAGCAGCTTTTGTGTGGCGTCTTCAGGGTTTTGAAAGAAGACTGTCTTCCATCCTCTTAATCATCCTATGTCTACCTCCTGGCACCAATAGGCAGATCTGTGCCCTGTGTGTGCCCTTCGTTCCCTGTCTTTCTTCTTGCACAGCTTTTTATTCCCCTTCCTGCTAAAGCAGCCTgacttaggtttctttttttttttttaatatttttatttttggctgttttgggtcctcatttctgtgcgagggctttctctagttgcggcaagcgggggccactcttcatcgcggtgcgcgggcctctcattatcgcggcctctcttgttgcggagtacaggctccagacgcacaggctcagtaattgtggctcacgggcctagttgctccgtggcatgtgggatcttcccagaccagggcttgaacccgtgtcccctgcattggcaggcggattctcaaccactgcgccaccagggaagcccctcaagccCTTTTGCGTCCTGTGGTGATTTCTGTGAAGTCAGTGGGGGCTGCAGCTGGTCAGGAGCTCCATGGGGGACCCAGAAGAACAGCAGCTGGACCGAGTTGGCCTCCAGAGAGTGGGCTAGTTCTGGAAAGCTCCATCATTGTTCCATTTCTTTTATGAAGAATGTACTTGGGACAGATTTTTACTTACTGAAATTTCGAGGTCCTCTTTTGCTATCAAAATAACCAACCCTTTCTACATTTCACTCggtgggtttctttttttgctaACTCCTATGTCCTCTTATCCAGCATAACATTCTGAAAACATGGACACTGAGTTGAGAATTGATGGGTTGGTTTCCTCCGTGTGTTAGGTCCTTTAAGCATCAGCCATGGACTCTGTTACGTGACTGTCACTGACTTACATGTCTGTCGTGTCTCCTTCAAAATTTCCTAACCCATTAGGCTAAAAAGATTCTCGGATATTTGCTTGCTGTTATTATTGTCAACAGGGGAACCATGTGTTGGGATTTGTCTTGActgaacccattttacagatgagaaaagtgaggctggGGATTAATGTCTTGCAGGTGGGTGGTGCATTGGCACTACAGCAAATGCTTCAGTAGCAAAGGTAGCTGCTGGTGAGTCATGAGTGATTTTAATGACACTATGCTTTTTGGTTTGTCCTTATAGGGCGTCCTGAGGAAGAGAGTCATTTTTTTGGCAAACAAACCAAGCCCAGAACCTGATTGTGCTGAACATCATATGCTGACAGCTCTTGGAATCTACCCTTTGGCTTAGCTTTCAACCCAGAGGTTCATCTTACCCAGGAAAAGAGTGAGTTATTTGCTTTCTTAATGTTATAACACTGACATGGATGATCCTGAATTTGTGGAGAATAAAAGAGAGGTgagcaaaagataaaagaatcaGGAGATTTAAACAGTAacctaaaaacagaacaaaacaaaacaaaaaatgaccaCTGCTAGCAGAGACAGAATTCCAAGGTAGTTGTGCACATCTGAAGACTGGTTTTGCTTCTTTCTGGGAGTGATGAAGTGGTGCTTAAATCAGTCAGAGAAGAATGCCAATGGCCTGTACATTTAGGTCTAGCCTTGCAGGTTCTCTAGCTGGATGTTGTTATGGAGTCAGAGAAGGGCAGAACCGGAAGGACAGACCTAGTGAGCCATGTGTTTCCATATCCTTCTAGGTAAGGAATGTGAGGCTCCCATCGGTGAAGAGCTGGCTGATCCTGATCTTCCACTAGGGGGTGCAGGACGCTGGCAgccgtctctgcctctgtgtaGAACCCTGGCGCTCCACTTCTGTCTGCAACAAGATTCCAGAGTTTCTAAAACCTGAGCCATGAAACATGGGTCTTGTCCCCCATCTCAGCCTCCCAGGGTGAAGCTAACAGGCACTCCTGCTTTTGAGGTCTAACcatttgattttgttcttttcagatgGCTTATGTGAAGATGAGATGGATATATAAATCCCTGGTGGTCCTGGGAGCCCTTTGTCTGTATTTTAGCCTGGACGGTCTGAGTCCTTTTAAAGACAAGCCATTGGTTTTCGAGAACGAAGGTGGGAACTTCCTTCAGCTCCCAGATATAGACTGCAGGCAGGATGCCCCCTTCCTTGTCCTGCTGGTGACTTCATCCCACGAACAGATGTTTGCCCGCTCGGTCATCCGGAACACGTGGGGGAGAGAAAAGATCGTGGGGGGAAAACGAATAAAAACATTCTTCCTCCTGGGAACCACCCCCAGTAAGGGCATGTCGAGAGCAGTGGCCCAGGAGAGCCAGCAATATCGCGATATTATCCAGAAGGACTTCATGGATGTTTATTTCAATCTGACTCTGAAGACCATGATGGGTATGGAGTGGATCTACCGCTTTTGTCCGCAGGCATCTTTCGTGATGAAAACAGACTCTGACGTGTTTGTCAACATCTACTATCTGACTGAACTGCTCctgaagaaaaatagaacaacTCGGTTTTTCACCGGCTTCTTAAAACTAAACGAATACCCAATCAGGAATAGGTACATTAAGTGGTTTGTTAGTGAATTAGAATATCCGTGGGACAAGTACCCGCCCTTTTGCTCCGGTGTTGGCTATGTTTTCTCCAGCGATGTGGCGGGCCAGGTGTACAACGTTGCTGAAAGTGTCCCGTTCATTAAACTGGAAGATGTCTTTGTGGGGCTCTGCCTGGAAAAACTGCAAATCAAACTGGAGGAGCTTCACTCCAAGCAGACTTTCTTCCCCAATGGGTTACCCTTCACCATATGCCGTTACAAGAAGATCGTGGCCTGCCATTATATCAAGCCTCACAATATCCTGGCGTATTGGCAGGCTCTGGAAAGTTCCCTGGACGAAGAGTGTCCAGATATCTGAAGGGAGCCCAGCGGAACATCTGGACACACAGCAGACAGCCCATGGTGATGGTTTTTGAAAGATCTTGGATGGCACGGCTGAGACTCCTGGGGTAGGGAGGGAGTaaggaaggaagaggcagaagagtGAGGGTGATATCCTGAAGGCTTCCCAATCTAAACCTGAATGCCACCACTGATGAATCCCCATTTGGTGCCCCAAGCCATAACAAATACTCTCTCTTGAGTACCTACCCTGTTGCACTAAGTGACGTACGCCTGCATTTTCTCACGTCGGGTCAGCATCCATATGGAGGGGTGGATGTTAGCACCCCATCTCACACACAAGGAAACAGCAGCTTAGAGAAGCACGTGGGCCTGTCCCAAGGATTACAGCCAGCAGACACTGGAGCAGGGATGAGAGCCCACCTCTCAGCCCACCGCCTCAGTCCACCCCTGCGCGCTGCCTCTTGGGAGAGGATGGTAGTGAGGGAGGCTCAGAGGGAAGCCTTGCTGCTGGCATCTGTCAGTCCCTTGCTAGAGTCCCCTCCTCCTCAGATCCCATTCCTGTGCTTTTTAGTGCAGAGACTGGGGTGAACCAATGCGCCCCCACCTCCCTTTGTTCACTGCAGTGGGTCTGGCTGGCCTGAGACCGTGTTAGCAGCTTGGCCCTCAACTCACTGCAAAGCACGTGCCAGAAGACACCTCCACAGCGGCTGCAGCTCAGCCCCCAAGAAACACCCAGCTCGAGACAGCAATCAGCCTTTAAAGATTTGGCTCAGAAATCTCTGTGAAGCTCGGCCCATGGTACAGACTCGTTGGCCACTCTGCTGAGCGTGGGACCCCAAGAGCATGGCATTTCCCCCCAGCCATCTGCGGCAACCCCGCCTGTTGGCTTCACATGCCCTTGGTCTGCACGTCAGGTCTCCAAGTGCAAACTGGAAGGCAGTTGGATGCAAGGCTTCGTCTGTGAAAGATGCTGGGAGCTTTTCTGGGAATTTGGGTGGATTTAACTCAAGACACTCTTAAGAACCCCCTGGGACACTGAGCACTGAACTGAGTCCTGGTCAAGGAGCGTCTTCCTGGGTCCGTTTCCTAAATCTGATCCCAGCTCAGCTTCTGTGAACTTCTCAGATGGCCAAGGAACAGCTGAGTTTTGTGGTGTGGAGTTAAACCTTCAATATTCTTCTGATGGTTTGGAAGAACCCTGTTCTGCAGGGTTGGGTGGCAatgaagcactttttttttttgccagggtCTTTGCCCGTTCAGTCACTGTCACATGACACGCAGAGCCATCTTGCTCCCGGTCATTGAGATGAACGGTTCTTACTTTCTACTTTACGGAACTGGATGTTAGCAGCCTGCAAAGCCAAGACCTCACGTGGCTGTGAAACTTACAAAAGTTGGGCGAACCTCTTACCTGAACTCAGAAAGAGATGTTCGCTGCAAAGTGGTCATGGCCGTGTTAAATGGCAAAATGGCATCTTATTTTGCACAGTGTTTCTCGCATCTGGATGGAGCTGCTTCTTGGCAGATGTGTTTTCTTATCCTGGCTGCTCTGAATGTGCTGGGTCATGTTCAGAAAAGCCACCTTCTCAGGTGGGAAATCAGGGACTGAACTTGTGTTTTGAAGCCTGGATTTTGCCAGGGTGGATCCCTCGGTCCCGTAGGATGGGCTGCCTCTCAACGGTGATCTTTGAGGGTGAAGCAGTTTGTCTGGCAGTCCAGCCCTTGTCTGGTGTGCGTGTTCATGTGGCCACCAAGCTGGGTGGGTGAGTGTGGCTGACTCAGGATCTGGTCTTCTCAGCATCCACCCAAAGCCCTCGGCCGTAGGGGTCCATGAGCACAGGCTCAGCTCCACCGAGAGCCTGTCTGCATTCTTAAAGGGCTTTCTGCAAAACACATTTGGCCCCCTGCACCCCCCGCCGACTCTATTTCTTTATGTAATGAAGACCTTTTCTTCtcgagggaaaaaaatgtttcgtGACTGTAGACCTCGAAGGGACCATCGAGCTCATTTGGTCCTGCCTTTACGTAGGATGAAAATAAAGCTCGAAGAGACCTGGAGGCTTGCCCAAGACTTTGCCCGAGACTTCACAGCTTGTTTGTTGTGGAATGCAGGTTCCAGCCAGAGCTGTATTCCGTGATGCCGTCTTGCCTGGGTGAGAGTGAGAAACCGTGAAAGTGTGAATTAGGAGGCAAAGCGATGCTTTTCCAATAACACCCAAAGTGAGTTTCAAAGTGGGATTGGAGAGGAGCCAGGCTGGTGATGCAGTGGCTTCACTCACAGGCATCCAGGGACGAATGATGCTGATGGCAAAGGCTATTTGCTGGGCACTGGGATaagggctttaaaaatattacctcCTTAAATGCGCACAACCACTCCAGTGGGGAGGTGACCACCCGTTTccttgctttacagatgaggaaaccgaggcagagAGAGAGCACGAACAGCTAGCTCAAGCTTATATAGCTGAAAAGCAGCAAAAATAGAATGTGAACCCCAGCTCTTGGGGGCACTGTGTGTGCTGGTTACACGCAGCGCTGCGGCCCCTAGGCGGTCAGCGGGCCCCAGGGATGCAGTCAGTGTCCAGAGGGATGCAGGTGCCCGCTGCCTTGGCTGCTCAGGTTGCACATCTGGCCCTTCACTAGTCTCTCCGCATCACGCACACCCACCCTCCAGGATCTGAACCCCGAATCCTCCCCTCTGCTGGGCTCCCGCAGAGCCAGCCTCTCCACTTTGGGGCTTGATTCCCAGCTCTCCTTACCTCTTCAAGAGCAAGACCCCTGCCCAGGCCTCACTCCCACTCTCACCATCCATCTCCCCTCTGCCGGCTCAGCCCACACGTGGCCAGATGTGCTGTCATTCCCCATCTTCCAAACCATCATAAAACCCTTTCCCTTCACTGCCCCACTTCTCCCTTTGCTGTTCAGCCCCACAAGAGCGTTTTCCATAtttgtctccttttctgtctGAAATCCCCTCTGAAATCAGAGTCTGGTGCCTGACTCCACCAGATGGTCCTCACCAACGTCACTGATGACCCGAGATGCGGGGTCCAAGGTCTGGTCTCTGACCTCATCGTGCTGCCCGCACGGCTGGTCTCGCCCGCTTCCAGGACACTGGATGCTTTGGGTTCTCCTCCTCGCCGGTCCCTTCTTTGCCTTGTTCTATCTCCTCGCTCTGCCTTGGCCTCCTTTCTTCCCTGGTTGTACTCTGGTGGTCTCATCCAGCCCCACGGTTTAAAATATCCTCTCTCATGTTGAGGATGCCCGTTTATCTCCAGCCTGGAATTCTCTCTCACTTTTCAATCTCATATGTCCCACTGCCTGCTTAACATCCCATAGTGAGCAAATCCGAAACTGAAGTTGGGACGaacccctccctccactcctaATCCACACCACCTGCAGCCTTCACTACCTCAGGTAATGGCCCTTCCATCCTTTGGTGGCTCAAGTCAAACACTTCGGAGCCATCTgtgactcctctctctctcagccgGTATGTCAGGAGAGAGACCATCATTTTATATCCAGAAGCCAATC
Protein-coding regions in this window:
- the B3GALT5 gene encoding beta-1,3-galactosyltransferase 5, producing the protein MAYVKMRWIYKSLVVLGALCLYFSLDGLSPFKDKPLVFENEGGNFLQLPDIDCRQDAPFLVLLVTSSHEQMFARSVIRNTWGREKIVGGKRIKTFFLLGTTPSKGMSRAVAQESQQYRDIIQKDFMDVYFNLTLKTMMGMEWIYRFCPQASFVMKTDSDVFVNIYYLTELLLKKNRTTRFFTGFLKLNEYPIRNRYIKWFVSELEYPWDKYPPFCSGVGYVFSSDVAGQVYNVAESVPFIKLEDVFVGLCLEKLQIKLEELHSKQTFFPNGLPFTICRYKKIVACHYIKPHNILAYWQALESSLDEECPDI